CGAACGTCTTTTCGTACTGGACAATGTTCTGTTCCAGCACGGTGAACAGCGCCTTGGCTTGCTGCGGGCTCAAATAGACGCCTTGAAAATTGTGGACTTCCACCTGGTCCGCGCTTACCGGATGCAGCCGCCCGAAGATCAGCAGAAAGTCCCACACGCTGACGCGCACTTGAATGGAGTTGGCGTAGCCATCGCGATAGTCGGGCGCATTGGTGATTTGAATATTGGGTTGTTGTGGCGGAACGGTCATAAGCAAAAGCTCCTGGGGCAAACAATCAAGCGAAGCAAACAACATAACAGAAGCCATGAACATAACAGAAGAACGCTTGGCGCGAAACCTTGATCGGCGACAGTGTCACGCGTCGCGGGCGATTGACGTCACACGTCGCAAGCGCTGCTCTCGGGTATAATTTGCGGGCTATGGACTTAAGCATTGTTGACATCCACGCGCGTGAAATCCTGGATTCCCGCGGCAATCCTACGGTGGAAGCAGAAGTTCTTCTCGGGGACGGTTCCATGGGCCGCGCGGCTGTGCCCAGCGGCGCCTCCACCGGCGGGCACGAAGCGGTTGAGCTGCGTGACGGCGACCAGCAACGCTACATGGGCAAAGGCGTGCTCAGCGCCGTGGGCAACGTCAATCTCCAG
This region of Terriglobia bacterium genomic DNA includes:
- a CDS encoding DUF3467 domain-containing protein; translation: MTVPPQQPNIQITNAPDYRDGYANSIQVRVSVWDFLLIFGRLHPVSADQVEVHNFQGVYLSPQQAKALFTVLEQNIVQYEKTFGEIKLDPGLAQPSGQIN